The Corythoichthys intestinalis isolate RoL2023-P3 chromosome 1, ASM3026506v1, whole genome shotgun sequence genome has a segment encoding these proteins:
- the LOC130924168 gene encoding oocyte zinc finger protein XlCOF6-like encodes MEESKMLYIKQEAEPETPRIKEEQEDEISTFPLIDTVKSEENEDPSEETRAAKPSSDSSFQHLTKKGKGRSKPDGLLAPLSDSDDITSHSSDFNTDEEDVDFDQNASKSLNKVSLKSDTQECVAKKAFPCSLCDKTFSMKHHLKIHMRTHTGEKPFACMLCDKRFSHKTSLEIHNRTHTGGKPFACPLCGKTFTDKRYLSKHARTHTGEKPFACTLCDKRYFQKRDLEIHKRTHNGEKPFACTSCDKRFIDKANLNRHTRKHTGEKPFACTSCDKRFIDKASLNRHTRKHTGEKPFACSLCGKRFTWKQNLNKHTSKHTGEKTFPCSKCGKKFSLKTTLEKHKRTHTGEKPFVCTFCGKTFTLKGSLNRHTSRHTGEKPFPCSVCHKRFYRQSDLERHRRTHTGEKPFSCSLCGKTFTEKGNLSKHARTHTGEKPFACTLCDKRYFQKRDLENHIRKHNGEKPFACTFCDKRFIDKVNLNRHTSRHTGEKTFACSLCGKTFTHEVSLNKHTSRHTREKPLPCSVCHKTFYHQSDLEQHRRTHTGEKPFACSLCAKTFSRKNHLKIHTRTHTGEKPFACMLCDKRFYQNSSLKRHKLTHTAEKPFSCTFCDKRFFHKRDLENHIRIHTGEKPFACSLCGKRFTWKQNLNKHTSQHTREKPFPCSICDKKFSLKTDLLKHQRTHAGEKPYVCTCCGKRFTQKEYLHKHTSRHTGEKRFACSLCDKRFVQKRDVVKHMRTHTDLLSAHAVVNHLPITNV; translated from the coding sequence ATGGAGGAGTCGAAAATGCTGTACatcaaacaggaggcggagCCAGAGACCCCAAGAATTAAAGAAGAACAGGAAGATGAAATCTCCACATTTCCATTGATTGACACTGTCAAGAGTGAAGAAAATGAAGATCCAAGCGAAGAGACCAGAGCAGCGAAACCTTCGAGCGATAGCTCATTTCAGCACCtgacaaaaaaaggaaagggaCGATCGAAACCGGACGGCCTCTTAGCTCCGCTTTCGGACAGCGACGACATAACGTCACACTCTTCTGACTTTAACACTGATGAGGAGGATGTtgactttgaccaaaatgcttcaaaatccttAAACAAGGTATCATTGAAAAGTGACACTCAAGAATGCGTGGCTAAGAAAGCTTTTccctgctcactttgtgataaaacattTTCGATGAAACATCACTTAAAAATACACATGCGTACACATACTGgggagaagcctttcgcctgcatgctttgtgataaaagattttctcatAAGACTAGTTTAGAAATACATAatcgtacacacactggagggaagccttttgcctgcccactttgtggtaaaacatTCACCGATAAGAGATATTTAAGCAAACacgcaagaacacacactggagagaaaccttttgcctgcacactttgcgataaaagatattTTCAGAAAAGAGATTTAGAAATACATAAGCGTACACAcaatggagaaaagccttttgcctgcacatctTGTGATAAACGATTCATTGATAAGGCAAATTTAAACCGACACACAAGaaaacacactggagagaagccttttgcctgcacatctTGTGATAAACGATTCATTGATAAGGCAAGTTTAAACCGACACACAAGaaaacacactggagagaagccttttgcatgctcactttgtggtaaaagattcacttgGAAGCaaaatttaaacaaacacacaagcaaACACACAGGAGAGAAAACGTTTCCCTGCTCAAAATGCGGTAAAAAATTTTCTTTGAAGACTACTTTGGAAAAGCataagcgtacacacactggagaaaagccttttgtctgcacattttgtggAAAAACATTCACCCTGAAGGGAAGTTTAAACAGACATACAAGCAGACACacaggagagaagccttttcccTGTTCAGTTTGTCATAAAAGATTCTATCGTCAGTCTGATTTAGAACGGCATAGACGTACAcatactggagaaaagcctttttcctgctcactttgtggtaaaacatTCACCGAGAAGGGAAATTTAAGCAAACacgcaagaacacacactggagagaagccttttgcctgcacactttgcgataaaagatattTTCAGAAGAGAGATTTAGAAAATCATATCCGTAAACAcaatggagaaaagccttttgcctgcacatttTGTGATAAACGATTCATTGATAAGGTAAATTTAAACAGACACACAAgcagacacactggagagaagactTTTGCCTgttcactttgtggtaaaacatTCACCCATGAGGTAAGTTTAAACAAACATACAAGCAGACACACTAGAGAAAAGCCTTTaccctgctcagtttgtcatAAGACATTCTATCATCAGTCTGATTTAGAACAGCATcggcgtacacacactggagaaaagccttttgcctgctcactttgtgcTAAAACATTTTCGAGGAAAAATCacttaaaaatacacacacgtacacacactggggagaagccttttgcctgcatgctttgcgataaaagattttacCAGAACAGTAGTTTAAAAAGGCATAAGCTTACGCACACTGCAGAGAAGCCCTTTTCCTGCAcattttgcgataaaagattttttcacaagagagatTTAGAAAACCATATCCGtatacacactggagagaagccttttgcctgctcactttgtggtaaaagattcacttgGAAGCaaaatttaaacaaacacacaagccAACACACACGAGAgaaaccttttccctgctcaaTTTGCGATAAAAAATTTTCTTTGAAGACTGATTTATTAAAGCATCAGCGTACACACGCTGGAGAAAAGCCATATGTCTGCacatgttgtggtaaaagattcacccagAAGGAATatttacacaaacacacaagcagacacactggagagaagcgtttcgcctgctcactttgcgataaaagatttgttCAAAAGAGAGATGTAGTAAAGCATATGCGTACACACACtgaccttttgtctgcacatgctGTGGTAAATCATTTACCCATAACGAAcgtttaa